In Candidatus Bathyarchaeia archaeon, a single window of DNA contains:
- a CDS encoding Gfo/Idh/MocA family oxidoreductase: MGPIKGSGEALTERVRIGLIGYGSWGKKHFAALSRNPRADLRGVYDPAYRGDGFFPSLDDLLEEVEAVDVVVPAGSLARISIKAMEAGKHVFIEKPMSVNLEEALKLEDAWRRNPGSKVMVGFIERFNPVFQRIREILRAEPPSMVFCQRSGMPASVTKQTGVILDLAIHDIDLLIWCLGMPRSARAKIEESFDWGRVELDFDRSKAMIVADCLGPKVRRWVVKLKGSTLHAHFQEDRWRLFEGGSEIPVEWRMPLDAELDHFISSILNDVEPSPGIGDGIRALEVIERGLSSEGILAPRSGG; the protein is encoded by the coding sequence TTGGGACCGATCAAGGGGAGCGGTGAAGCTTTGACCGAGCGGGTCAGGATCGGGTTAATAGGATATGGGTCTTGGGGCAAGAAGCACTTCGCTGCCCTATCGAGGAACCCAAGGGCGGATCTGAGGGGCGTGTACGACCCGGCTTATCGAGGGGATGGGTTCTTCCCCTCATTGGACGATCTATTGGAAGAGGTTGAGGCGGTCGATGTGGTCGTCCCAGCTGGATCCCTTGCGAGGATAAGCATCAAAGCCATGGAGGCGGGAAAGCACGTCTTCATAGAGAAGCCCATGTCGGTTAATTTGGAGGAGGCCCTTAAGCTTGAGGATGCTTGGAGGAGGAATCCGGGCTCCAAAGTAATGGTTGGGTTCATAGAGCGCTTCAATCCGGTCTTCCAAAGGATCAGGGAGATCCTGAGGGCGGAGCCCCCCTCCATGGTCTTTTGTCAAAGGTCCGGGATGCCCGCCTCCGTGACCAAGCAAACGGGCGTGATATTGGACCTAGCGATACATGATATCGATCTCCTGATCTGGTGCCTTGGCATGCCTAGGTCCGCGAGGGCGAAAATCGAGGAGAGCTTCGATTGGGGGCGAGTTGAGCTGGATTTCGATCGCTCCAAGGCCATGATAGTGGCGGATTGCTTGGGCCCAAAGGTCAGGAGGTGGGTGGTGAAGCTGAAGGGGAGCACCTTGCACGCGCATTTCCAAGAGGATAGGTGGAGGCTATTCGAAGGCGGCTCGGAGATTCCAGTGGAATGGCGAATGCCCCTCGATGCCGAATTAGACCATTTCATAAGCTCCATATTGAACGATGTGGAGCCTTCGCCCGGGATAGGGGATGGGATAAGGGCTCTGGAAGTCATAGAGAGGGGGCTGAGTAGCGAAGGGATTCTCGCCCCCAGATCTGGGGGCTAA